Sequence from the Diorhabda carinulata isolate Delta chromosome 5, icDioCari1.1, whole genome shotgun sequence genome:
gtccggaaaatggcactttacggTATCCTTGTACTTTACAGTACACTTAAATTCTTCCAAtccaatttgaaataattagaaagtCCTTCTGAAGcaaacatttcatattttagtataattttgctttttatttaaaaccgaaaacaatatgaaaaaaaacatattttgatattgactTTGGCAAATACAGGAATGAATTTGAAATAGCCACGCCGTCAATACGCGTTACTAGATGATAgtagtagggattagtacggtcCCTCAAACAGTTATACTTGACTACTATTGTCAGTTCTATTATGTCTGTTAGATAGTAAAGAGCACTGCGTGGACACctactttcattgtttttactggataccgagaaaaatatttactggTGCAAAATAAAGATATTCTTACAGTGATATAAAAGGGAATTCAAATCAAAAGCGAAAAGAAAAGTTTTGACTGGACAGAGTCGAGAAATTTTggcaaatataatttattttttgcacCGGGAAGCATCAAAAAATAAACCTATAAAGGACattaaaaaagttcaataacGTGTTGCTATTGCCACATACTTCCGGattaagtttaaaattttggaattctcacaatatattattaagtaGTAATAAATACTATTAATACCTCCATTTACGTCTCCCGAATAATTAAGGAATGTtacttaatatatattttattctgggGTACAGAATTTAGTACTTTTAACCTTATGCCTCTAGTATGTTTCTCGACATTCACTCCTGGCTTTGCCAAACTATACATCCGTGAAGTTATTATCACAGTACtcgattatatatttttgactcGGCTCATTCGTCGCCTCGTTCATAAACATCTtctcgtaccgtactaaatTACTTCCCAgacttataacgtaaataagTATAAACGAATATCATTTGAACCTACTCAATATTTATCGATAAATGTCTAAATTCGTTTAGAAACAGATTTTTGACAgcaaaaaatcataattatcgtttttaaagtgtatgattatattattttcagatgtatatattaataattttatctttgttttagTCCGACATTTTTATACTTCCTGAATATGCACTTACAAATATAAAAGCCGAATTTGAATCGGCGAGGGTTCTAAAATCGTTTAGTGTGAATATTGGCAAAGTTGGAGATATGTTATGCACTACCAATGGTACAGTATCAGAGGCAAGTTATCTTATTATCTATTACtctttttaaaattgtaaaatgttAACGATTTCCTTgcattttttataagatatTCTTGGCGTGGAGTGATCCAGGCTAAAAATGCTCTTATCTCGTAGGTAATATTAAAAAgcataattttctaattattattaggAAAATTCATTTTGTCTCTGCACTTTaacagaaaaatgttttattattacttaagaaaatataaccaaacagtaAGAAAACATATTAAACAAAATCTGGGAACTAGAATGGATGCCAAACCAATTGGACAAAGCAATTATTTGTCCCATGCATAAGAAAGGAGATAAGGCTGACTGCAGGGCATTACCTTACTGGTTGTTGTGTATAAAGTTTTAGCGAGAATCATACGAAGCAGGTCAAATAAATACTTGGACGAACAAGTAGAGGAATATGAAGAaaggataaaatttttgtgttaaaaacaATACAGAATGACAGCTATGAGCAGGGACTGAATTTCGAGCTATTATTTATCGACTTTAAACCAGCATATGATTCAATATAACCAAGCTTAGCAAAACTTGGAATAAGATATTAATACAATGTGTGATAATAACGCTACTGAATACACTgcttacaccaacactcacaattacactgtctaacaatgtaattgtgagtggtggtgTAATCAGTGTGAATATCcccaacagttccagaaattccaacttagaaaATGACACTAAAACAAAACCGAAAACAAAGTAGCGATAGAAGGAAGCTCATCCGaaaaattctaaacaaaaaaaggcTTAAAACAGGGCAACCtgttaaaaacagttttttatttccatacTAGAGGTGATTCTCAGGGATAGTGGATTACGAATCCAGGAAATGATTTATAATAGCAGAAAGCAAGTACTGGCATATGCAGATGATGTATTGCTCGTAACAAACCAAAAcagaaactacaaaaaatgtttttactttttgaaaagaCAGCAAAAAGATATGGCCTACATGTCAACgacaataaatatttggattatttaAGTGACAACCAATTAAAAATCCCAACAGACCAAAACAAGAAGTTCCGATTCGATAGAGTACATGAGTTTGAATACCTGGTAGTGACGGTAACAATTACCGGGGACGAAATTAAAGAATTCGACAAGAGATTAACAAGAGGCAATAGTTGATGCTGTAGGAAACCTGTTAAGATCCAAATATATCTCAAGGGTAGTGAAGCTAAGAATTTACAGGACAGTTACACAATCTACTGTGTTATATGATAGTGAATGCTAGGTCATGAATAAGAAAGTGGAAAAAAGGCTAAATGCATGGGAGAAAGGGgtgttaagaaaattttttggaagGATACGATTGGAACAAGATGAATGAAGAAGATGAACGAATGCAGAGATTAAAAGGTTATATGGTCAGATAGAGATCGACTACATAGTAAGGGCTAATATACTGCGTTGGTTGGAAGATATAACCagaatggaagaaaaaaattggggGAAAAGAGCCTTAACAAGTGGAAAAAGcgcaaaaagaagaagatggcGTCCACGTAGATGCATGAATGGAAGACTTAACAGAAGTTAGGGATAGCAAATTTGCGCAATGCAGTCGTGAACAAAATGAGTTGAAGAAAAGCAGTAAATAAACTTCAAGTCATGGACCTATAAGGCCTGTTGagctattttatatatataaggaAACAAACGCTTCTTcagttgtagaaaaatgttgatatcgcaatttatttttgacctgCGGGAAtgaaaagaaatcattgggtgccaaacaatgactgtacggcggatgacccgtaaattcgatgttttgactattcaaaaacgtttttctttgaactgatgagtgagagctcgcattgtcgtggtggatgATGAATCGTCTACTGCGTttggtttccttgattttttcgaacacttctggcaaaaaaATGCTGGTGTGCAATTCAGAATTCAGttttacgttgctctaatgaaacgGGGGCGACGCGTCCAGtaattccgaaaaaaaaaactggcgACCATTTGCTGAGAAATGcttcaacaactttttttggatttggctcgttttaaaaaatctatacagtcgattgttgtttattttcgagTTCActacaattcaatttttcagcaCATCTTTACACCAATTCAGACGAGCTTTTTTGGagcgattatcaaattatgcggtatcgaACGCGAACAAATCGTTTTGACAGCCAAACGACGGCCATATTTACGGTCAATCTACATTTCATTTTGATTAAGATATTCTCAAATCacattgaacttttttttaaactaaacaTCAAAGTACAAATGCCCTACACCGTAATAACGTTAATGACTTCTGACAACTgtaaaaatacaagaaaaaactaACTTATTCAACAACAAATTCTGTGATTTCCACACATAAAACTTAAAGGGGTATATAACTGACCAGATGTGTGCCcttttgaagattttgaaaagtAAATGTTAAGAATGAATAAGTGaagttgtagaaaaaaattttttaagtatatatttgcaataaaaaaaaccaaaaataagttaaacattttttttaagtttttaatgaatgaaatttaaaaaaaaaatatggagaaaaatcttCCTCAAAAGATCTGGTCTGagctatttttttgtaaaatgtgtaaaaaaggtatagaacaataaagaaaatttttataaaaaattatacttttttgcTTGTAActtctttaattttaaatttagcgCAAAAAGTTGAACATATTTGTAGGCAAAACAATTTGCAACAGATTACGTTTCtacgaattttttgtaagaCGCATATTTTCTGAGATATCGCGAAAAAAGTGTTTGCACTTCTTTTTCCAAGATGGGTGACCCCACAAACTTGAGGTTAAGCTTCTATTGACTCCTCACACATgtcccaaaaataaaaatgcaaagCTCATGTAACATTTCAATTTAGCTACAGCAATACTGGCAATTGGCCATATTCGACCTCTGTACCTTACTATTTACTTCTTATAATATACTTCAAGTTTACACTTTTCaatgatattgattttttgttcattaatttaACTTTTCTTTTTAGCAAAATTTAGCAATTTTAGCGTGTGCagcaaaaaataactattacGTTGTAGCTAATCTAATAGAAGAAGATAATAACACCTATTTTTCCACTGACATTGTAATTGATCCGAATGGTGTGTTAAAGTCGAAGTAAGAATAATGTTTAAAGAcaattttatgtgaaatataaatttaaatactaGTTTCAGATATTCCTACTTTCGTACTAATTCCTCTAATCAACTAATATGTGTTTCGAAGAAGTCACGAACTTTTATTGCTCTGTTTTAGATGCAGGAAACATCACATTGTTAATGGTACAAATTTTGAAAGAGGTCCAAATGCTAATCCTTGCACTTTTACTGCTACTTTTCAAAATCAGTCTGTGGTGTTTGCGTTGTTATATGGAACCGATTTAGTTTATGGGATCCCAGATGCATCAAAATCTGATAACGTTATTGTTACAGCAGCAACTAAGAATAACCTACCTTTGAATATCAGTGAGTAATTGTGTAATTTACGTTATTCCCGCTAGGTGCCTAGACTCAAAATCCATCTCAAGAAATTTTCGGAAACGTGGAAAAAACTGTCACAAACAGATCAATTAtgagaaattattaattattaagaaacAATGTATGCTCGAGATCACCAAAATAGtttcataaatatgttttaaaaaatacatcTTTTTCGTTAACGTTATACCTCGGACTCGGCTCCTACTTCCATAGTACCTTTTTTTCCTTACTACTACTACAAATAAATAAACGCACATTTTCTATTCCAGGTGTAAGTTTAAGTCAAGGATTTGCAATTTCTAACGGAGTTAATTTAATAGTAGCAGATTATAATGACGTGGAGTTAAATTACGGAGGATCTGGTATATTTTACAGTAATGGTACCAGTGTGATTGCTTTTAATGCCGCCAATGTTCCTAATGGCAACGCCATCGGAGGaattttaattaaagaaattccaataaaacCAATGTCATCATCTTCGATAATAAATGTAAggttcaattattttatataatatttaaaatatacctTCGACTATTTGTTGTActataagaaattaataacaaacatttagaaaaattgaaatcgaatGATAAGAAGCTGGTTTCCTTTATTGTTTGTGGTGAGCGATAGCAGTCGTTGATAAAAGCTATCAACtacttgaaaacaaaataaaaacaaggcCGTACctgattattaataattgaagggttgatataaaaaaattgcatcaaacattatcctaatttatatcttcatatacagggtgtttcctAAGTAATCTAAAATATTGTCTTGGGCACTTTGTAACTCAATTTTAAGATGATTATCAGCAGTTTCGacctcctccatgcaccaacgGTACTCCGGATCGTCTGTAAAGTCCATGGTGTGGAGTTTGCGTTATAGATGGTAGTGTCCGGCTAGAAATCGGATCATTAGTCGGATTTCGCGCCTGTTTAGTTGGAGCAGTTGTGTTTAATATGAGACGCACGAGGTCCATCTAAATGTGCGTTTGCTTGTCTCATCCAGGTGTCTCTATCCATCTCTGCCGAGCCCGCTTTGGGAGTAGACCGTTGGGAGACGCGATAGCAACTCTTTTAGCCACACCAAGGATGGGTTCTGGGCCCATCGGTGAGTTCGCCGACCCCAGTCTGGCCTTGCATACGAGCTGAAACTTGCAGCCATCATTAACCAAATTCTGTAGGACTCTCTTGCACTCCAGCACAAGCGTTTTCAACCGTTATGGCTTGTATAGCAACTCTACTGTGTTTCTGTGGCGTCTATTGAGTATCAAAACAAACTAACATAATTGTCTCTAGAagaataatgataataaaaagatcatttttaatcaatatatataCACAATTGCTTTTcccaataataatatattttattaacagGTTAAATCTACAATATTTGGTGAAATACCAAAAATGAATTTGGAATACATTAACTTACCGACAACGTTTAATCAAACAATTGTAGAAGGAAAACATTGTATTGATAAAAGATGTTGTAACTTCAAGGCTGAATTATCTGCAGATTCCATAGCACCTTACCAGTAAGTATTTTTTGTAAGGTATTCCGAAAGCaaattgaaatgttacaaataagttattccaaaaataaatctAGTTCCAATATGAAAGTAAGTATCAATTGAAACATCTTTAGTGGTATTGGAGTGgaccataataattttttaattattttacattcaGAGAGggtaaatttaattgtttatttcaataaatttcgtTGGTTTGTGGTATGAATTCACTTCATTAtatgcaaataatattttattaaatgtaacAGCAAAAATAAACATACTATACTAACTGTTACAATTCCACTGCCTATTTTGCTTCTTCGAACCTATCACATCTAGTTCCCAATGTAATTGGAAGTGTTGGTGGAATGTTTGTTAATAATAGagtcataaaaacaaaattatcaatactggtgaataatttatttcatatcaaaaatttatacaattttatttatggGTCTCATTCTAGTTAAACTAGTGGAGTTTCTTCTCATTCCAGTTGAcctattgatatttaaaaaaaaacgtatttaaagatttgaaatataaatgatGCATGAACTTCCTGCGttttattctttgaaaaatatatttaagaaagAAATAGTTGGAATTGAACAATTATGAATTTCCATTCAACATTGGGTAACATTACCTCTATATTTCGTTACAGTGTAAATGAGTCCCatatatttataagtttattttctattcccgcgggatttttcgaaaaatatttggcAATTCATGCTCCAATGTTTTTATTGGTGATGAATCAGGCTAGTCGAAATCAATTCCAAAAGTGGGATGCCGAAATCTTTCATCCTTTTCAATACTTTTTGGATCCTGcttcattttgttgaaatacaaaaaatttccatgaaatgtcccaaaaatttatttgttttcaaaattcttcCAATAAAATGCATCTTTTTGTTAATATGGTGCTCCAGACTACAACCGATGctggaaacttttttttatatagtctGAAAAGAAAGCCTGATGTTCTTTGCAAATAGCCCGAATAATGCCTTTTCTTAAATCTTTTACGACATACGAtataagttgaaaaattatttggttgTTTTAgtgtttttcaatattgaatcCTAATGATCCTGATCCCTTATTTCAATGTAATTAGCATAACAAGTGGTTTCTATAATTATCTTAaacttagtttttttaaaatatcaaaaagagtAATTTCTTTTGTTGGGGATATAGGAATAAAATGCCCCCTCGTTACCAACCATAGGCTAATGGATCCATTTTGCGTTCAATCCACTCTTGTACCCAAAAAGTGCATAAAGCTTTATTTTGGCTAAGTAATGATAATTAGAGAACATACCTGATAACAGACTGTCAAAACATGTTGTCCAGTTGGTTGGGGGGACCTCTgccaaattaaaatttcaaaacagatTTTGACGAGATATTATTCGATTGTCAATTTCTTCTTTCCTCTTCTTGGGCCTGTATATAACTTGAATTGTACATTTCCTTCTTTTAACTGGTTCCTATccgaatttttttgataaaatatttgaaggCTATGGCATAAAGTAATGTCATTCTACAATTGTTAACAGAGTTTTTCATTggtattgtatatatatttatgtattgtTCAATATGCCCTAGTTTCTTTATCAGCTTTGGCAACTTTTCCTGGCCGGAGCAagaacattttattatattcggAATGATGAATCAATAGAACAGCAATATCTGTGTCGatacgcgcgtcagacagtgtaattgtgagtggtgtAAAAGTTCCAAAATGTCAACAGGAAGTTGTGTAATATTTCCAACAAAATTTGTACCATGATATGAGTtagataaattttcattattatagaatgaaaatatcaatagtGGCGTAAACTGAAATGGGAAGGGGGTCGTATTTACTAAATtgtgttttactttttataaaactcatttttttttgtctctAGGTGGATTATACTACAGAATAAGACGAATATTTTGACGCAGGAAGCTGACATCTTTTTCTGCGGTCTTGTTGTATCATCTGCCAATTCACCTAAGTTGACgtttaaaaatttaacaatatctGTGGACGATAAACAACCAGACGTCGCCCAGACTCTACCAATTAccttaaatcaaaattttctaccaataaactttcaattcaataaaGTGGCTCGTACAATTACATtcgataaagaaaataatattgttgtCTTATTTggtataatggaaattttgggTTCGCCAAATATCGGTACTAATACAGCTTTCATTGTTATAATAGTACTACTTGTACTAGCTTTGGTTGCTTTATTGGTTGCGTTTTTGGTATGGAGAAAACGACAAGCTAAAAATAGACGCAATTTTTAGATTATCAAGCAGTAATAGGCGTTTAAATGCATAAATCTGCTTCTAATTCTTGGGGTACACGAGGTCCCGTCAGGGCGACGCGAAGCGAGCCTCATCTATTGACAACCAGGCGTCGGCCATATTGTGGATGCAAGAATAGAGGACATACCGGGGCATTGCTagtgattattatttaatgaagTATAGCTTTTTGACTCATCATAAGAAAGTTCAGGAGAGTGAGAGTGATGTAAAAAAAGCACTATAGGTAATAGTGCTTGGTACTATCCTTCACACTCACAAAGAAGATGTTCGGCGATATAATTTGGTTCTTTACAGAAGCGATAAGAGCTGTCGAGAGTTTATCCGATGTTTTTCAGGTGGTAGTTCATCGCTTTTCGGCCTCTGGCgaaaatcaaagtttaataacaAAATGAGCCACACAGTAGACAAGACCCTACTCGCTCCAGGAAAAAACTCGACATCGTAGTCACTTTTCTTCTGCCCCCGCTGGATTTCATGATGCAAGGGGCTAACTTACAAAAGGAAGCTGAAAACGAAATCAAgatgacaagaaaaataaagttccATTTACCATAGAGGGGGAACGCCGAACTAGTATGTCCCCTTGCGCAGAGAGGAGGACATCTGATACTCTAGGGGGACTTATATGAAATGTTTTCCGTCAATTTAggcttttgaaaagactaaaaaacgAAATTTGGCGTAATGTTTGATAGCATTTAATGTACATGAGTGGTCGGATAGTTGATACAAATTTCATGCGCCTAACGACTAATTTTTTAGTCTTTCTGTCCTATAAATACAGTTCACATAGATCATCATCTTTCAGTAATTCTTTGATAGAATTGAAGAACAAAGGTATGATGTTATGATCACCATGGTCTGTTTACGAAAAACGCATCAACAATATTTCCAACGCCCAGTTGTCGTATTTGAACGCTAGATAATGCTCGCGTCACAGGGGCAAAAATGCAACCCGCATGAATCGTGAACCCCAAGAATTTTCGGATTATAAATAGTGGAATGAAGTtagagaaataaattattaatattgcAGGTTCCTTGTGTCCCAATAGGTATTTTAACAAATGAATTCTTGAATATACTagggcatttttttctctatttagtGCAGATTCCTCGATATCCGTTATCTTTTTTTGTAATCATAAAATCTCATTTTATACCTTCTATATATTATTGATCGGTCTAAACAAAGTtgacaaatataattttctaaaaaattgattggTACTAGTTTTCcgatattttgattttgcaTATAATATTTACAGGTGTCTATGACTTTATGTCGTGAAGAccgagattttttttatttatcttcagtaataataataaagtttgttattggcaaaatataatatttataacattattcaatatattcaaaatgacgAAAAATAATGGTAAAGTTAAAGctcttaatataaatatttagagGTGGTATTGATTTTCCATTCAAATTACACgggaaattgtttttttggaattttattgtatttcaacgaattattgtgtagtaaaaaaatttttatatgaaatttaacGGTCTGAAATAGTTTTTCACCAAGCCAACTCGGTTAAAGATTATTCGCAATTGAAGTTCAACCTAAAATAGTATATGATGACTTTCACATATTTTCcgtgatttttctcatttttactttccaatattattgaaaaaaacttgttttggtAGTGGCAACCACCTTCAAGGTTTTAGTGTATGGTGGCATGATATTGAAAATGATCCTTGGACTATTCCCTACCTTCTGtgaaaatttcaagttaatcCAGGCAGGATGAAAAAATTGCGAGTCAAAATGCTGCATTTCCTGGACTATGTATACTTTTGCTcgtttcctttttattttctatatttgtcTAATCGAAgttactgaaataattttttatcaagttttttttttgtttttaggaaaatattttgtataataattaattcactGTTAGATAACACTTTATAATTTCCTTTAAAGTGCACTTATGAAACTATTAAGATACATTTTtaagttatatatttttcccTGAATAGGCCAAATACTTAcacatattattttctaaaaaaaaaatgacgcCACTATTTCTACTCCGATCtactaatttatatttctatgtGTCATAACTCTTTCTGCTTCTTAAGACTTATCTTATCTTATAGGGTTTATCAGGTTTTAACTGGTAAATCAAACTACCAGTGAATCTACAGTTATAGGAACTTTGAAATGTATaatatttgttctaaaaattgcgggtaaaatttttttttaattattctcatTATGGGATGATgctatttaaaaagaaaataacatcaaaaaaaattgaataaaatagagCCTCATTCccactttaaaaataatttcctcaTTTTCATTTTGTGCTTGccgttttgaaaatatttgtcaaaacttccaaatatttatgaaagctttttgtaatttaaatatttatctattggtgcaaaaccaataataaatatttcatcatattttctttgaaaacatatttcattatttcacaaagtttttctttataatctaacaaactaaaaatgaaattaatcagcaACATTATCGGTgcataaaaacattcaaaatcatGCGCCACTGGCACAGCGGGATGTGAATTTATGtaattctaatataattttgtatggTTCTGTTGTCAGGTATTGCttataatgaaacaatttttatttaagagaACTTTATGGAAATATAAACGAAAGAATATAATGGTTTTCAAGACATATAAGTTTCAGTT
This genomic interval carries:
- the LOC130893813 gene encoding uncharacterized protein LOC130893813, which codes for MIVAQKFLKTMDIFKATVLYLTVVTFAIVDGQSYRAGVVLYKPNPSIYATPDEQLKDNLNLTVQIMNANKNESDIFILPEYALTNIKAEFESARVLKSFSVNIGKVGDMLCTTNGTVSEQNLAILACAAKNNYYVVANLIEEDNNTYFSTDIVIDPNGVLKSKCRKHHIVNGTNFERGPNANPCTFTATFQNQSVVFALLYGTDLVYGIPDASKSDNVIVTAATKNNLPLNISVSLSQGFAISNGVNLIVADYNDVELNYGGSGIFYSNGTSVIAFNAANVPNGNAIGGILIKEIPIKPMSSSSIINVKSTIFGEIPKMNLEYINLPTTFNQTIVEGKHCIDKRCCNFKAELSADSIAPYQWIILQNKTNILTQEADIFFCGLVVSSANSPKLTFKNLTISVDDKQPDVAQTLPITLNQNFLPINFQFNKVARTITFDKENNIVVLFGIMEILGSPNIGTNTAFIVIIVLLVLALVALLVAFLVWRKRQAKNRRNF